DNA from Thermococcus argininiproducens:
AGCATTTTGGAGAGAGTGATTTTGGGGAAGGTAAAAAAGTTATTGTTGAGCACACCTCCGTTAATCCCACAAAACCCCTCCATATGGGGCACGCGAGAAACGCCGTATTAGGGGACACCATAGCCAGAATAATGAGGGCTCTTGGATACAATGTAGAGGTTCAAAACTACATTGATGATCTCGGTGTCCAGTTTGCCCAGGTCCTCTGGGGCTATCTCAATATGAGAGAGGAATTTGAGAAAATAATGGAAGAGCTCAAAGAAAAAGGACTTTCAAAGGACGATATAATTGATCACGCCTTAGGCCTACTTTACGTTGAGGTCCACAAGAAAATGGAAGAAGACCCCGAAGTAGAGAAGAAGATACGAGCCCTAATGAAGGAGCTTGAAGAAGGAAAGAGTGAAGTAGCAGAAAAAGGAAGAAAACTTGCTGAAGATGTTCTTAAAGCCCAGATGAAAACAACATATAGACTCAACATCTCATATGACCTCCTTAGCTGGGAAAGCGACATTGTAAGAAGTGGAATATTCGAAGAGGCCTACGAGAAGATTGAAGCCAATCCACACTTTGAGTGGGCCAAAGAGGGTAAATATAAGGGAGCTTTTATCATGAAACTTGGCGATCTCTTCCCAGACTTAGAAAATCCTGACACTGTACTTATTAGAAGTGATGGAACTGCAACATATACTGGAAAGGACATAGCATACCACCTCTGGAAATTTGGAAAGGTAAATGCAGATATGCTTTACAAGCTCTGGGACAAAGTCGAAAAGCACGAAACATGGACTACTGCCAAAGACGGTGAAAAAATGCCCGGAAGATTCGCAAATGCAGATATCGTGGTAAACGTCATTGGTTCAGAGCAAAGGTATGAGCAAAAGGCCGTCGCTTACGCACTAAAACTTCTTGGGTATGAAGAATCATACAAGAACTTCCACCACTTAGCTTATGAACATGTAATAAGGCCCGAAGGAAAATTCAGTGGAAGGAAAGGAACATGGATAGGGTTCACTGTTGACGAGGTACTGGATGAGGCCGTTAAGCGGGCTAAAGAGCTTGTAGAGGAGAAAAACCCCGGTTTAAGTGAGGAGGAGAAAGAGAAGATAGCTGAGATCGTTGGAGTAGGCGCTGTAAGGTACAACCTCGTGAAATACTCCCCAGAAAAGATAATCACTTTCAGGTGGGAGGACGTACTTAATTTCGAAGGCGAAAGTGCACCCTACATTCAATATGCACATGCTAGGTGTGCATCAATTCTGAAAAAGGCTATGGAGACAGGTATGACAATTGATCCCACAGAACTCTTAAAGAAGGCAGACTTTTCGAGATTGGACCAAAAAGAAAAAGAACTGATAAAGACCATGGCAAAATTCCCTGAGATCGTAAAAACGGCCGGAAGGGACATAAAGCCAAACTTAATAGCCACATATGCAAATGAGCTCGCCATGATATTCAACAGATTTTACATGGCCCTTCCAGTTTTGAAGGCTGAAGAAGGAACAAGAGAAATGAGGCTTCTATTGGTGATAGCAACAAAACAAGTTCTCAAGAACGCTCTTGAACTAATGGGAATCGAAGCTCCCGAGGTTATGTGAGCCCTTTTCTTTTCTATACATTTTGGCGTAGAACCCATTCTCCACAAACCTAAAATATACCAAAGCCAAACTATTCTGGTGATCCTATGCGCGGAGTTATAGTGCCTCTTGTAACACCTTTTAATGAAGACTATTCCATTGACCTGGCCAGTCTTGAAGAGCACATAAATTACCTTCAGAAAGTTGGAGTGCATGGTATTTTCATAAATGCAACAACTGGAGAATTTACGAGCTTAAACTATGAAGAAAGAAAGCTCCTTGCAGAGAAAGGCCGAGAATTCGTAAGCTCAGCATTTTATTTAGTAGGGACTGCCTCAACAAATACCTTTGAGGTTATTGAGCTAACCAAACATGCTCAAGACATAGGAGCTGATTATGTAGTCATAGCTCCTCCCTACTACTGTCCCCTCAATGATGATGCCCTCTTTAAGCACTACTCTCTAGTGGCAGAAAAAACAGAAGTTCCAATAATCCTCTACAATATCCCCAGTTGTGCCAATCCAATGAGTGTCCATCTAATAAAACGCCTTGCTCTCGAGTACTCAAACATAGCTGGGATAAAGGAAACCATAGATAGCATCAACCACGTTAGAGATGTAATATTTGAAGTGAAAAGCGAAAGAAAAGACTTTAAAGTGTTCACAGGTCTAGATCAACACCTTTTAAACACGCTCTTTTTGGGAGGGGATGGAGGAATAATGGCATGTGCCAACTTTGCCCCAGAGCTTCATCTTGAAGTATATAAAGCATTTGAAGAGAGAAACTTTGAAAAAGCCATGAAGTACTCCCAAAAGCTTGCAAAGGTCTCAAAAGTCTATGATCTAGCATCCTCATTCGGCTCTGCAATAAAAATTGCTATGAATATAAGAGGCTTTTCAATAAAACCAATCCTCAGGCCACCTTATATAATGGATGGAGAAAACGCCAGAGAAAGAATAAAACAACTACTAGCTTCATTGGAGCTTGTACCTTAGGATTGCACCAATCCCTCCAAAGGCCCTATAGAACTGCTGACCTTCATCGGTGTCGAGGGAGATTATTTCAACATCTGATCCACTTTCTTCTGCCATTTTTATAAGTTCCTCAGCCACATCCCATTTCTCAAAGCTTATATTCTGACTGTTGCACTTAGGACAATTTTTGAGATTTTTCTTGTAAATCTCAAAATCAGGCTCGCTCATAGTTTTTAACTCTTCCCATCCGCAATTGTTACACTTGGCCTTTACTCTCACCCTATCATAACCTTCACTGAGTAATAACTTATCAACGGCCCCAAGCTCTAGAGCATTCCTGACCTCCTTTTCACCGTATGTTATAAGGCCTGTATCTTTAACCAAGTGCTTGAAGAACTCTTGTATGAGGAGCCTTTCTTTAACAGCCTCATGCTCTCTTAAAATGTCACTTGCCTTTTCAACAAGCTCTCTAAGACCATACTGGCCATGATAGCTTATATCTACGACTCCAAGAATCCTTTTTCTGAGTTCATGATGCAAGTAATCCCCTTCAACAAATTCCTCCTTTGTTGGTCCTGGACCGCCCACAATAATGCCCTTGAGCTCTCCCTTTTCCAGAAGAGGCAGAAAGACCTTGGTAGAGTGCTCACCAATTCTTTTCATGAATTCATGGGTCTCTTGTTCTCTAATTCGCTCATATCTTCGAGCTGACTGACCACCAGCTCTTGTCTTTCCGGGCACATTGGAGGTTAATTCCTCAACAAGTTCTATCTTCTTCCCTCTGAGAATTCCTATTGTAGCCTCATTCTTTTCGACAGTTATTAAACCATAGGCATCTTTAACACGGAGCATCTCCTCAAGGGGTTCTGTTACAAAAGTTTGGTCACATCGATAAAGTCTGATGTTTAAGGGCTCCGGCGGGACTATGGCAAATACCCTGATATCGGAAACACCTTCCTGCTCGCTCACGTTCCCAACAAAGAGTGCTAATCCTGTTTCAGGAGTTTGTTTGTAAAGTTTAAGATGTTGCATAGCCCTCTCCAAAGCACCAAGAACATTCTTTCGAGTGCTCTTTGATTTAATGTTCTGGGCCGTTCCATACTCCTCCCTAAGTTGCTGCATGACCTTATTCAAATCATAACCTGCTGGAATGTAAAGGGAAACTAATTCTGTAGCTCGACCTCGGAACTTTTTAAGCTCATCTACCTTCTTTTTAAGTTCATACATTTCAGCAGACCTGTGAGACATGATTATCACCTCACCAACTCTTCCCT
Protein-coding regions in this window:
- a CDS encoding arginine--tRNA ligase, coding for MSYDDIKESIKELLEDVISEMLKKEEKSWEGEILFDETPSMEFGDFATTVAFQLAKVFRKAPRVIAQEIVSNLEGKLPEYIAKVEVAGAGYINFFLEYEKFGAFTVEEILQKGEHFGESDFGEGKKVIVEHTSVNPTKPLHMGHARNAVLGDTIARIMRALGYNVEVQNYIDDLGVQFAQVLWGYLNMREEFEKIMEELKEKGLSKDDIIDHALGLLYVEVHKKMEEDPEVEKKIRALMKELEEGKSEVAEKGRKLAEDVLKAQMKTTYRLNISYDLLSWESDIVRSGIFEEAYEKIEANPHFEWAKEGKYKGAFIMKLGDLFPDLENPDTVLIRSDGTATYTGKDIAYHLWKFGKVNADMLYKLWDKVEKHETWTTAKDGEKMPGRFANADIVVNVIGSEQRYEQKAVAYALKLLGYEESYKNFHHLAYEHVIRPEGKFSGRKGTWIGFTVDEVLDEAVKRAKELVEEKNPGLSEEEKEKIAEIVGVGAVRYNLVKYSPEKIITFRWEDVLNFEGESAPYIQYAHARCASILKKAMETGMTIDPTELLKKADFSRLDQKEKELIKTMAKFPEIVKTAGRDIKPNLIATYANELAMIFNRFYMALPVLKAEEGTREMRLLLVIATKQVLKNALELMGIEAPEVM
- a CDS encoding dihydrodipicolinate synthase family protein, whose product is MRGVIVPLVTPFNEDYSIDLASLEEHINYLQKVGVHGIFINATTGEFTSLNYEERKLLAEKGREFVSSAFYLVGTASTNTFEVIELTKHAQDIGADYVVIAPPYYCPLNDDALFKHYSLVAEKTEVPIILYNIPSCANPMSVHLIKRLALEYSNIAGIKETIDSINHVRDVIFEVKSERKDFKVFTGLDQHLLNTLFLGGDGGIMACANFAPELHLEVYKAFEERNFEKAMKYSQKLAKVSKVYDLASSFGSAIKIAMNIRGFSIKPILRPPYIMDGENARERIKQLLASLELVP
- the prf1 gene encoding peptide chain release factor aRF-1, which encodes MSHRSAEMYELKKKVDELKKFRGRATELVSLYIPAGYDLNKVMQQLREEYGTAQNIKSKSTRKNVLGALERAMQHLKLYKQTPETGLALFVGNVSEQEGVSDIRVFAIVPPEPLNIRLYRCDQTFVTEPLEEMLRVKDAYGLITVEKNEATIGILRGKKIELVEELTSNVPGKTRAGGQSARRYERIREQETHEFMKRIGEHSTKVFLPLLEKGELKGIIVGGPGPTKEEFVEGDYLHHELRKRILGVVDISYHGQYGLRELVEKASDILREHEAVKERLLIQEFFKHLVKDTGLITYGEKEVRNALELGAVDKLLLSEGYDRVRVKAKCNNCGWEELKTMSEPDFEIYKKNLKNCPKCNSQNISFEKWDVAEELIKMAEESGSDVEIISLDTDEGQQFYRAFGGIGAILRYKLQ